One stretch of Malus domestica chromosome 14, GDT2T_hap1 DNA includes these proteins:
- the LOC103409640 gene encoding recQ-mediated genome instability protein 1 isoform X2: MSTLRRRLRLSYSSDEEEQPPPPPSQQQQSEEPGPQSHTVTHPPVTLDTPCPYPSDPLPVTSSSSSEEFIDVSDNLSSPSPPPAPVLEPDTRQYSPPLAPAPEPVSRSHSPPMAQAPEPQNWPPPQRYDGCPISEHLQRLGLRLKREWLDACVHGLRQFVPGFQNFDVETKAKLCFEQFLVSDMNRTGGGVLPENVASLHLVDLPGPYVLQVDEIVNISNPLKNRYQKTAVGLKRCLKLSLTDGVQRVIAMEYRPIQALEALAPAGLKIAICNVHIRHGLLMLVPECIEVLGGLVEELDAARQRLVEEVNKPPRGNRTRNGVVPPLSTRLALAAWPPNTVNAAGHTDNSTMEAPTSVQAPNQGATFSVSARNTSSVSSRNTISVSGRTTSSVCSRNSSPVTAEESTVPLSGQHSVVNPSSTGGRGVDEMPMDTTPYSRRNAIPNPLSDDFGVENLHLNTVRSSVRHSRESRVPENAIPNPAFEDAVEDIEMDAVHFGGENHTRDSILNDEDITMIDENETHRACASSDAVLNDEDTDVVNEFDRPEILSGDRERPFDYLSSLSTKLVTMNIRSIQGKVKCVLTGVNKFQYTGDMYELGAYVDDGTLISEILIDHNNAIGHSPAEARAALSSPDNTEVRNMKAKMRQFQKFLTNFEHHGPLCFQGIMLIEMRLHDLPIAIEMTQGCAESDAWLLLRRLKASSPARTSQHASAAAPTSRHASPPGRAPQHLSSQSYPIEISP, from the exons ATGAGTACGCTCAGACGACGCCTCCGCCTCAGCTACTCTTCCGACGAAGAAGAACAACCGCCGCCGCCGCCATCACAACAACAGCAAAGTGAAGAACCTGGGCCACAATCGCATACTGTCACTCACCCGCCCGTTACCCTAGACACGCCATGCCCTTACCCCTCCGATCCACTCCCAgtcacctcctcctcctcctccgaaGAATTCATCGATGTCTCCGACAATCTGTCGTCGCCGTCACCTCCGCCGGCTCCGGTACTCGAACCCGATACTAGGCAATATTCTCCTCCGCTGGCTCCGGCACCTGAACCTGTTTCCCGGTCACATTCTCCTCCCATGGCTCAGGCACCGGAACCCCAAAATTGGCCACCTCCACAGAGATACGACGGCTGCCCAATAAGCGAACATCTCCAGAGGTTAGGGCTAAGGCTAAAGAGGGAGTGGCTCGATGCTTGCGTCCATGGACTCCGGCAATTCGTACCGGGATTTCAAAACTTCGATGTGGAGACGAAGGCGAAGCTCTGCTTCGAGCAGTTTCTGGTTTCGGATATGAATCGAACTGGCGGCGGCGTGCTTCCGGAAAATGTAGCTTCTCTTCATCTCGTTGATCTTCCTGGACCCTATGTTTTGCAG GTTGATGAGATTGTTAACATCAGCAATCCTCTGAAGAATAGGTATCAGAAAACTGCTGTTGGGCTCAAGAGGTGCCTCAAATTGTCGTTGACAGACGGTGTTCAACGCGTCATTGCTATGGAATACAGGCCTATTCAGGCCCTAGAAGCTTTGGCTCCTGCTGGGTTGAAG ATTGCTATATGTAATGTGCATATACGCCACGGGCTTCTTATGCTGGTCCCTGAATGTATTGAAGTTCTAGGAGGATTAGTTGAGGAACTCGATGCTGCGCGTCAACGGCTTGTTGAAGAAGTAAATAAGCCTCCAAGAGGAAACAG GACCAGGAATGGAGTAGTTCCTCCTCTATCGACTAGGTTAGCTCTTGCTGCATGGCCTCCCAATACTGTTAATGCTGCTGGACACACCGATAATTCAACAATGGAAGCCCCGACCTCCGTTCAAGCACCCAACCAAG GTGCTACTTTCTCTGTATCTGCTAGAAATACCAGCTCTGTATCTTCTAGAAACACCATCTCTGTATCTGGTAGAACTACCAGCTCTGTATGTTCTAGAAATAGCAGCCCAGTGACTGCTGAAGAGTCTACTGTTCCTCTCAGTGGACAACATTCTGTTGTTAACCCATCATCTACTGGTGGCCGTGGTGTCGACGAGATGCCTATGGATACCACTCCCTATAGCAGAAGAAATGCTATTCCTAACCCATTATCGGATGATTTTGGTGTTGAGAATCTCCATTTAAATACAGTTCGGTCTAGTGTTCGTCATAGCAGGGAAAGTCGAGTACCTGAAAATGCCATTCCTAACCCAGCCTTTGAGGATGCTGTTGAAGATATTGAAATGGATGCTGTTCATTTTGGGGGAGAAAATCATACCAGAGATTCAATTTTGAATGATGAGGATATCACTATGATTGATGAGAATGAAACTCATAGGGCTTGCGCATCCTCAGACGCTGTTTTGAATGATGAGGACACCGATGTTGTTAATGAATTCGACCGCCCAGAAATACTATCTGGAGACCGCGAACGTCCTTTCGATTACCTATCTAGTTTGTCAACCAAGTTGGTTACGATGAACATTCGTTCTATTCAGGGGAAGGTTAAG TGTGTTTTGACTGGTGTGAATAAGTTCCAATACACAGGTGACATGTACGAGCTTGGAGCGTATGTTGATGATGGGACTCTCATTTCTGAAATTCTCATTGATCACAAT AATGCGATAGGTCATTCTCCTGCGGAAGCCAGAGCTGCTCTTTCTTCTCCAGACAATACAGAAGTTCGGAATATGAAGGCAAAAATGAGGCAGTTTCAAAAATTCTTAACGAATTTCGAG CATCATGGACCTCTATGTTTTCAGGGCATAATGCTTATAGAGATGAGATTGCATGATCTTCCAATTGCCATTGAGATGACGCAGGGTTGTGCTGAATCTGATGCGTGGTTGCTTTTGAGGAGACTAAAGGCCTCCTCTCCAGCTCGGACATCACAGCATGCCTCCGCTGCCGCTCCAACATCACGGCATGCTTCCCCTCCTGGTCGAGCGCCACAACATCTCTCCTCGCAGTCGTACCCCATTGAGATATCCCCCTAG
- the LOC103409640 gene encoding recQ-mediated genome instability protein 1 isoform X3, which yields MSTLRRRLRLSYSSDEEEQPPPPPSQQQQSEEPGPQSHTVTHPPVTLDTPCPYPSDPLPVTSSSSSEEFIDVSDNLSSPSPPPAPVLEPDTRQYSPPLAPAPEPVSRSHSPPMAQAPEPQNWPPPQRYDGCPISEHLQRLGLRLKREWLDACVHGLRQFVPGFQNFDVETKAKLCFEQFLVSDMNRTGGGVLPENVASLHLVDLPGPYVLQVDEIVNISNPLKNRYQKTAVGLKRCLKLSLTDGVQRVIAMEYRPIQALEALAPAGLKIAICNVHIRHGLLMLVPECIEVLGGLVEELDAARQRLVEEVNKPPRGNRTRNGVVPPLSTRLALAAWPPNTVNAAGHTDNSTMEAPTSVQAPNQGATFSVSARNTSSVSSRNTISVSGRTTSSVCSRNSSPVTAEESTVPLSGQHSVVNPSSTGGRGVDEMPMDTTPYSRRNAIPNPLSDDFGVENLHLNTVRSSVRHSRESRVPENAIPNPAFEDAVEDIEMDAVHFGGENHTRDSILNDEDITMIDENETHRACASSDAVLNDEDTDVVNEFDRPEILSGDRERPFDYLSSLSTKLVTMNIRSIQGKVKCVLTGVNKFQYTGDMYELGAYVDDGTLISEILIDHNVVQNAIGHSPAEARAALSSPDNTEVRNMKAKMRQFQKFLTNFEGIMLIEMRLHDLPIAIEMTQGCAESDAWLLLRRLKASSPARTSQHASAAAPTSRHASPPGRAPQHLSSQSYPIEISP from the exons ATGAGTACGCTCAGACGACGCCTCCGCCTCAGCTACTCTTCCGACGAAGAAGAACAACCGCCGCCGCCGCCATCACAACAACAGCAAAGTGAAGAACCTGGGCCACAATCGCATACTGTCACTCACCCGCCCGTTACCCTAGACACGCCATGCCCTTACCCCTCCGATCCACTCCCAgtcacctcctcctcctcctccgaaGAATTCATCGATGTCTCCGACAATCTGTCGTCGCCGTCACCTCCGCCGGCTCCGGTACTCGAACCCGATACTAGGCAATATTCTCCTCCGCTGGCTCCGGCACCTGAACCTGTTTCCCGGTCACATTCTCCTCCCATGGCTCAGGCACCGGAACCCCAAAATTGGCCACCTCCACAGAGATACGACGGCTGCCCAATAAGCGAACATCTCCAGAGGTTAGGGCTAAGGCTAAAGAGGGAGTGGCTCGATGCTTGCGTCCATGGACTCCGGCAATTCGTACCGGGATTTCAAAACTTCGATGTGGAGACGAAGGCGAAGCTCTGCTTCGAGCAGTTTCTGGTTTCGGATATGAATCGAACTGGCGGCGGCGTGCTTCCGGAAAATGTAGCTTCTCTTCATCTCGTTGATCTTCCTGGACCCTATGTTTTGCAG GTTGATGAGATTGTTAACATCAGCAATCCTCTGAAGAATAGGTATCAGAAAACTGCTGTTGGGCTCAAGAGGTGCCTCAAATTGTCGTTGACAGACGGTGTTCAACGCGTCATTGCTATGGAATACAGGCCTATTCAGGCCCTAGAAGCTTTGGCTCCTGCTGGGTTGAAG ATTGCTATATGTAATGTGCATATACGCCACGGGCTTCTTATGCTGGTCCCTGAATGTATTGAAGTTCTAGGAGGATTAGTTGAGGAACTCGATGCTGCGCGTCAACGGCTTGTTGAAGAAGTAAATAAGCCTCCAAGAGGAAACAG GACCAGGAATGGAGTAGTTCCTCCTCTATCGACTAGGTTAGCTCTTGCTGCATGGCCTCCCAATACTGTTAATGCTGCTGGACACACCGATAATTCAACAATGGAAGCCCCGACCTCCGTTCAAGCACCCAACCAAG GTGCTACTTTCTCTGTATCTGCTAGAAATACCAGCTCTGTATCTTCTAGAAACACCATCTCTGTATCTGGTAGAACTACCAGCTCTGTATGTTCTAGAAATAGCAGCCCAGTGACTGCTGAAGAGTCTACTGTTCCTCTCAGTGGACAACATTCTGTTGTTAACCCATCATCTACTGGTGGCCGTGGTGTCGACGAGATGCCTATGGATACCACTCCCTATAGCAGAAGAAATGCTATTCCTAACCCATTATCGGATGATTTTGGTGTTGAGAATCTCCATTTAAATACAGTTCGGTCTAGTGTTCGTCATAGCAGGGAAAGTCGAGTACCTGAAAATGCCATTCCTAACCCAGCCTTTGAGGATGCTGTTGAAGATATTGAAATGGATGCTGTTCATTTTGGGGGAGAAAATCATACCAGAGATTCAATTTTGAATGATGAGGATATCACTATGATTGATGAGAATGAAACTCATAGGGCTTGCGCATCCTCAGACGCTGTTTTGAATGATGAGGACACCGATGTTGTTAATGAATTCGACCGCCCAGAAATACTATCTGGAGACCGCGAACGTCCTTTCGATTACCTATCTAGTTTGTCAACCAAGTTGGTTACGATGAACATTCGTTCTATTCAGGGGAAGGTTAAG TGTGTTTTGACTGGTGTGAATAAGTTCCAATACACAGGTGACATGTACGAGCTTGGAGCGTATGTTGATGATGGGACTCTCATTTCTGAAATTCTCATTGATCACAAT GTTGTACAGAATGCGATAGGTCATTCTCCTGCGGAAGCCAGAGCTGCTCTTTCTTCTCCAGACAATACAGAAGTTCGGAATATGAAGGCAAAAATGAGGCAGTTTCAAAAATTCTTAACGAATTTCGAG GGCATAATGCTTATAGAGATGAGATTGCATGATCTTCCAATTGCCATTGAGATGACGCAGGGTTGTGCTGAATCTGATGCGTGGTTGCTTTTGAGGAGACTAAAGGCCTCCTCTCCAGCTCGGACATCACAGCATGCCTCCGCTGCCGCTCCAACATCACGGCATGCTTCCCCTCCTGGTCGAGCGCCACAACATCTCTCCTCGCAGTCGTACCCCATTGAGATATCCCCCTAG
- the LOC103409640 gene encoding recQ-mediated genome instability protein 1 isoform X1 yields MSTLRRRLRLSYSSDEEEQPPPPPSQQQQSEEPGPQSHTVTHPPVTLDTPCPYPSDPLPVTSSSSSEEFIDVSDNLSSPSPPPAPVLEPDTRQYSPPLAPAPEPVSRSHSPPMAQAPEPQNWPPPQRYDGCPISEHLQRLGLRLKREWLDACVHGLRQFVPGFQNFDVETKAKLCFEQFLVSDMNRTGGGVLPENVASLHLVDLPGPYVLQVDEIVNISNPLKNRYQKTAVGLKRCLKLSLTDGVQRVIAMEYRPIQALEALAPAGLKIAICNVHIRHGLLMLVPECIEVLGGLVEELDAARQRLVEEVNKPPRGNRTRNGVVPPLSTRLALAAWPPNTVNAAGHTDNSTMEAPTSVQAPNQGATFSVSARNTSSVSSRNTISVSGRTTSSVCSRNSSPVTAEESTVPLSGQHSVVNPSSTGGRGVDEMPMDTTPYSRRNAIPNPLSDDFGVENLHLNTVRSSVRHSRESRVPENAIPNPAFEDAVEDIEMDAVHFGGENHTRDSILNDEDITMIDENETHRACASSDAVLNDEDTDVVNEFDRPEILSGDRERPFDYLSSLSTKLVTMNIRSIQGKVKCVLTGVNKFQYTGDMYELGAYVDDGTLISEILIDHNVVQNAIGHSPAEARAALSSPDNTEVRNMKAKMRQFQKFLTNFEHHGPLCFQGIMLIEMRLHDLPIAIEMTQGCAESDAWLLLRRLKASSPARTSQHASAAAPTSRHASPPGRAPQHLSSQSYPIEISP; encoded by the exons ATGAGTACGCTCAGACGACGCCTCCGCCTCAGCTACTCTTCCGACGAAGAAGAACAACCGCCGCCGCCGCCATCACAACAACAGCAAAGTGAAGAACCTGGGCCACAATCGCATACTGTCACTCACCCGCCCGTTACCCTAGACACGCCATGCCCTTACCCCTCCGATCCACTCCCAgtcacctcctcctcctcctccgaaGAATTCATCGATGTCTCCGACAATCTGTCGTCGCCGTCACCTCCGCCGGCTCCGGTACTCGAACCCGATACTAGGCAATATTCTCCTCCGCTGGCTCCGGCACCTGAACCTGTTTCCCGGTCACATTCTCCTCCCATGGCTCAGGCACCGGAACCCCAAAATTGGCCACCTCCACAGAGATACGACGGCTGCCCAATAAGCGAACATCTCCAGAGGTTAGGGCTAAGGCTAAAGAGGGAGTGGCTCGATGCTTGCGTCCATGGACTCCGGCAATTCGTACCGGGATTTCAAAACTTCGATGTGGAGACGAAGGCGAAGCTCTGCTTCGAGCAGTTTCTGGTTTCGGATATGAATCGAACTGGCGGCGGCGTGCTTCCGGAAAATGTAGCTTCTCTTCATCTCGTTGATCTTCCTGGACCCTATGTTTTGCAG GTTGATGAGATTGTTAACATCAGCAATCCTCTGAAGAATAGGTATCAGAAAACTGCTGTTGGGCTCAAGAGGTGCCTCAAATTGTCGTTGACAGACGGTGTTCAACGCGTCATTGCTATGGAATACAGGCCTATTCAGGCCCTAGAAGCTTTGGCTCCTGCTGGGTTGAAG ATTGCTATATGTAATGTGCATATACGCCACGGGCTTCTTATGCTGGTCCCTGAATGTATTGAAGTTCTAGGAGGATTAGTTGAGGAACTCGATGCTGCGCGTCAACGGCTTGTTGAAGAAGTAAATAAGCCTCCAAGAGGAAACAG GACCAGGAATGGAGTAGTTCCTCCTCTATCGACTAGGTTAGCTCTTGCTGCATGGCCTCCCAATACTGTTAATGCTGCTGGACACACCGATAATTCAACAATGGAAGCCCCGACCTCCGTTCAAGCACCCAACCAAG GTGCTACTTTCTCTGTATCTGCTAGAAATACCAGCTCTGTATCTTCTAGAAACACCATCTCTGTATCTGGTAGAACTACCAGCTCTGTATGTTCTAGAAATAGCAGCCCAGTGACTGCTGAAGAGTCTACTGTTCCTCTCAGTGGACAACATTCTGTTGTTAACCCATCATCTACTGGTGGCCGTGGTGTCGACGAGATGCCTATGGATACCACTCCCTATAGCAGAAGAAATGCTATTCCTAACCCATTATCGGATGATTTTGGTGTTGAGAATCTCCATTTAAATACAGTTCGGTCTAGTGTTCGTCATAGCAGGGAAAGTCGAGTACCTGAAAATGCCATTCCTAACCCAGCCTTTGAGGATGCTGTTGAAGATATTGAAATGGATGCTGTTCATTTTGGGGGAGAAAATCATACCAGAGATTCAATTTTGAATGATGAGGATATCACTATGATTGATGAGAATGAAACTCATAGGGCTTGCGCATCCTCAGACGCTGTTTTGAATGATGAGGACACCGATGTTGTTAATGAATTCGACCGCCCAGAAATACTATCTGGAGACCGCGAACGTCCTTTCGATTACCTATCTAGTTTGTCAACCAAGTTGGTTACGATGAACATTCGTTCTATTCAGGGGAAGGTTAAG TGTGTTTTGACTGGTGTGAATAAGTTCCAATACACAGGTGACATGTACGAGCTTGGAGCGTATGTTGATGATGGGACTCTCATTTCTGAAATTCTCATTGATCACAAT GTTGTACAGAATGCGATAGGTCATTCTCCTGCGGAAGCCAGAGCTGCTCTTTCTTCTCCAGACAATACAGAAGTTCGGAATATGAAGGCAAAAATGAGGCAGTTTCAAAAATTCTTAACGAATTTCGAG CATCATGGACCTCTATGTTTTCAGGGCATAATGCTTATAGAGATGAGATTGCATGATCTTCCAATTGCCATTGAGATGACGCAGGGTTGTGCTGAATCTGATGCGTGGTTGCTTTTGAGGAGACTAAAGGCCTCCTCTCCAGCTCGGACATCACAGCATGCCTCCGCTGCCGCTCCAACATCACGGCATGCTTCCCCTCCTGGTCGAGCGCCACAACATCTCTCCTCGCAGTCGTACCCCATTGAGATATCCCCCTAG